The Jiangella sp. DSM 45060 genome contains the following window.
CCGGCGCCGACGACGTCGACGGAGGCCAGCGGCCAGGTCAGCGCGCCGTCGCCCGCGGTCACCGACGACGACGGCCGCACCCACGACCAGCCCTCGCCCAGCGCCGGGTCGTCGAACTCCTCGGTGAACACGGCGTCGCCGGCCGCGGGCTCGTCCACCCGCGACGTCACGGGCTCGTGCGCCGCGACGACGGTGAGGTTGTCGACCTGCGCCTCGTCTGACGCGGCCAGCGTGACGGGGCGCGGCTTGGCCACGCCACGGGGCAGGTCGACGGCGACCTCGGCGTCGGCGTCACCGAGCCGGCTCTCCGCCAGCCGGGCGATCGCGCGCCCGTCGCGGACCTCGACCGACAGCGCCGTCCACTCGTCGCCGTCGTACCGGGACGGCAGCGGCGCGGAGTCGGACTCCACGCCGCGGCCCAGCGTCGACGTCACGGTCAGCGTCCGCGCGGCGGCGTCGACGGTGACGCTGACGCCGTTGCGCCCGGACCGCGCGACCCCGACCGTGAGGTCGCCGGACACCCGCACGTCCGCCTCGACCCGCACCTCCCGCGGCGCCGGCTGCGCCGTCCGCACCTCGCCGGACAGCACCGCGACGTCGCCGCCGTCGCCGGTCGCGTCCGTGCCGGCCGTCCAGGAACCGCGCACCGCCGTCAGCGCGCCGTTCGACGCGGGCGCCGACGCGTCGATCCCCAGCGACGACGCCGTCACCGGCGCGGGCTGTGGGGTGTCGGACGGGCCCGCGCCGGCCCGCGCGACCGGCCAGCCGTCGATCCAGTCCAGCCGGTCGACCAGGGTCGGGCGCTCGTTGATGCCGCCGGGCGCGTCCAGCCAGGCGTCGTTCCGGTCGATCGCGTGGTAGACGATGTGGTCCTGCCCGGACACGTCGGTGACGATCGTGTGGTGGCCGACGCCGATCCAGCGGTTGCCGTTCTGCGCCAGCACCTGGGTGCCGCCGACCCGCGAGTCGAGCATCGAGACGCCCTCGTGGTCGACGAACGGGCCGAGCGGGCTCTTCGAGCGTCCGGCGTACACGCTGTACCCGGTCACCGGTCCCGCGCAGCAGTTCGCCGACGACGCCGTCAGGTAGTACCAGCCGTCGCGCTCGACCACGAACGACCCCTCGTACCGGTCGCCGACCGTGACCTGCGTGGGCGAACCGACCGCCCGCAGCCCGGACTCGTCCAGCTCGGTGACCCACAGGCCGCCGTGGAAGCCGCCGAAGTACAGGTACCGCTTGCCGTCCGACGCGGACAGCAGCGCCGGGTCGATGGTGTTGAAGTAGTTGCCGTCGCCGGTCGGCCGCGGCGCCACGACGGGCCCGCCCGAGTCGGTCCACGGCCCGGCCGGCGTCGGCGCCGTCGCGGCCCCGATCGCGTAGTTCCACTGGCCGGGCTCGGCGACCGTGTCGGTGACG
Protein-coding sequences here:
- a CDS encoding family 43 glycosylhydrolase, which codes for MIPVRRRFLAGIAAVVLALPATAPAATAEPSAGPVTQNPISSEFSDTYADPAVIRGKDGWWYLYATSDPLHEAPSEFGLMHIARSRDFVDWEYLGTVFEEADRPAWSTSTSFYWAPDIRYVDGQYVMYYTVTDTVAEPGQWNYAIGAATAPTPAGPWTDSGGPVVAPRPTGDGNYFNTIDPALLSASDGKRYLYFGGFHGGLWVTELDESGLRAVGSPTQVTVGDRYEGSFVVERDGWYYLTASSANCCAGPVTGYSVYAGRSKSPLGPFVDHEGVSMLDSRVGGTQVLAQNGNRWIGVGHHTIVTDVSGQDHIVYHAIDRNDAWLDAPGGINERPTLVDRLDWIDGWPVARAGAGPSDTPQPAPVTASSLGIDASAPASNGALTAVRGSWTAGTDATGDGGDVAVLSGEVRTAQPAPREVRVEADVRVSGDLTVGVARSGRNGVSVTVDAAARTLTVTSTLGRGVESDSAPLPSRYDGDEWTALSVEVRDGRAIARLAESRLGDADAEVAVDLPRGVAKPRPVTLAASDEAQVDNLTVVAAHEPVTSRVDEPAAGDAVFTEEFDDPALGEGWSWVRPSSSVTAGDGALTWPLASVDVVGAGNTGPLLLRTPPEGDWIAETKLHLDLGSGTIRNYQQAGLIVRVDDDNLLRLGDVAIWGTRQVEFGKELTENGALRWGAHLGGPVAETMWLRIHHTTDPETGEHRYRSASSRDGVAWRWGATWTLPADTSPQIGLYAGGGAAPATVATFDWFRLSEVR